The Helianthus annuus cultivar XRQ/B chromosome 11, HanXRQr2.0-SUNRISE, whole genome shotgun sequence region ctttggctcaggaTGATTTGGATGATATCTAGCTAACTGTTTCAAAGAATCATTACTCATGTGGTTTAGCACCAATAGATCATTGTTTTCATCTCTTTCAAGGTCAGGATATGCATGATCTACCATCATTTGAAAAAATCTTGGATAAACCCAAGTCTTACTCTTTGACGTAATGTTCTCAGCCATATAATGAAACACAATGTGTGAAAAGTTGTACTCCTTGTTCAAAACAAGAGCTGTAACCATATTCATCTGATAGTCTCTCATAGCATCATAACCTCCTTTACAATGACATAGAGCCTGTAGTACCTAATGAATTAGAAACTTGTAAGGCTTTGTAaactttgacttcaagtaatttgCACTGTTTAGAGCACCATCATAACCCATCCGCAACATACAGCCTTTGACCATTCTTTCAGGGAATTTCGTCGGAGAATTTACATCATCAGGAAAATTCAATACTTCACGTACAAGTGCCTCTGAAATAATAATCGATTTCTTTTCACCATTTAGCTTAACAACCGAATTAATCACTTTGCTTTGTTCATCATATGTTGCGTGCTTCCAAAAACGTTTGATATGAGATCTAAACACCAGATGTTGATTCGTCAACGCCTTTTGAATTGGTAATCTCCTCATAAGCTCCAGAATACTCCTGAAATCAGACAACTTTGAAATCTTTTTCTCATCAAAATCACAACAACTGTTGTGCAATGGATCAAAAAGCACGTTCGAAGCCAGAAAATCAACACAATACAAATACATCAAGACTTTGAAAAatttcatcatcaaacatcattcaagcgaaatcacttgaaataaaacaacatttcaagcgaaataacataAGTCAGTTTGAAGCGAAATCATCTAATTcagtttgaagcggaatcacatgattcaagtttgaagcggaatcacatgattcagtttgaagcggaatcacatgattcaagcggaatcatgaacaaattttcaaatcttttctGATGATGAAATTAAACAACTGGGTTTGTTCATCAGTGAATTCCGACCATAAAGATATGTTTTTTTATCCATTTCAACCTACACACTCGTTCTAGATCTAAGTCTGTTCATCCTGTTCATCGTCGTTCAAGCGGAAACATTAGATCTGgttcaatcaaaaccctaaaactgTTCTACAACACGTTCCGATCACACATATATGTTATTTGTTCATTTTAATTAACAAACACACCCTAGATCTACGATTTGGGTTCTGTTCATTGCCGACAATCAAAAACAGACAAGATCTAGGTCAAATCGACTAGATTTCTCACCTTTCCCATGTTTATAGTTGAGCAAACCAACTAAAAACAGGTAATCTAACAACAATCAGTCAGAATAACGGCTGTAAAACGGAAGTTTTAAGATTTCGCTCGAAATCGCCAAGAACAGATGCTTTGAAGCGGAAACAGAACAATGtgttgttcaagcggaatcagctggCTATTTATAGaccacctgatttcgcttgaaatgaacattgaagcagttcaagcggaatcaccaattTAAGTGAAACCATGTTTTTCAAGCGGCATCACCAATTTAGGTGATATCATgttttttcaagcggaatcagatttaAAGATTCAAAGTTTTAACTTTTTCAGATTTtaccgacacacccagttaaccaagtccatgttagtgaccttggtcaactgttcaTGTAGGACCGTTATTAACAGTCgtttgagtcaatcagagctagatactaccgaaaatgcagcggaaatacaaaatcggcatgaatcaaagcagaaatggagtagaaacagaagtagATCACTTTAAAATAGTTTTCTCATTAATCTTTCACAAAACACacgagcagcagttcggctacactgGAGACATGAACGTCCATAATGAGAAAACAACTACACTATATATAGGGGCAAggatttcgcttatatgaccatgtcactatgagcgaaatcagcttgttgggatttcgctcatatggcacATTGTCACTATAAGCAAAATCAGAACATAACAAGCCCAATTTTACATATTAACCCCCTATACATTCATAATTAACgcatctagaccctatacattgatcaactaagactaagatgcaggctttagacattcgtgcaccaacaaactcccccttggatacagccgcagtcttcagtcttgtctTTGGGTCTTCACAGGGACTTAAACTTTTCTTCATGCTGCTTAGGCTTCCTCCTAAGCGCGTTCCTTATCCTgtcattctctttctttcttgctTTATCTTCTTCAGCTTGAATATTCATCCACGTTCCTttcttttcttcaagcttttgacgttcacgagcagctttccttttcatcttctcatcGAGCGACCACCATGATGACCTCCATTTACTCTCAGGATTAATACTCTTCTGAAAGCAAAGAGTAGCTACATGTTGAAATTGCATGGCCTGCTCTTTGTCTTCTGGCTGATAGTGAATTTTGTTTATGAAAAGACATTCGATATCCTTTGCAGAGCAATTTACAAGCCACATAGGATTATACACATGTATCTCACGTAATTCTCCTCCTGCTCTGTAAGTAATGACAGCCTCAGTCGAAATGCAACTATACACCCAGCCCAAGAATCCCTTATACAAATCCTGCTCCATTGGTGGCACTGGGATAGTCTTCATTGTCTTTGGCTTTTTGACGTTAAGGATCGTTTCTACAACTCCTGTTTCAGGATCTACCCTTTGCACTCTTTTAGGGTAATGCGGCTTCCAATGACGAAACTCTTTCAGCGATTCATACTTGATATACCCCCACATTGGAATATCATTCTGCCGCACAGGATAATCCAAAGATCTGACTTTAGATAGCTCTTCCACGTCCCACCAGGGTAATGACATCACGTCATATAAGTACTCAAAATACTGTACCCCGCATTCTCTCCTGATTGCATAAGCATTCACTTGAGGTAAGAAACCCCAGCTGATGATGTCACTGAGAGACACACTTCGATCACGTTGATAGTACTTCAAAGGCCGTTTGAACTTCCTCTCGTGACTGTCTTTGAACCATTTCTTCCTTTCTTCCTTTGCCATATCTTTAggagtgccatcaaagtttttaTCTTTCAGGATCTTAGAAACTTTTCTTCTCAACTCATCACGATTTTCTTCTGTAAAGAACTCCATCAGTGTAGGCAACTGTGAAGTATCTTCATTAACACTTTCATCATCCGTCCAATCTTCGACTTTGACTCTGTCATACatatcagcatcttcaacatacTTATACTCATAATCACGCTGCTGATTGATATCGAAGGCATTTAATTCTTCTTCAAAGTCGAATTTAAAATCAGGATTCACCATACGCATCATTTCTCTGATCGTTTCCAGCGTAGATGTATGAAAATGTTCGCCTTCTTATCTGtaagtatccaatctcaagatTAACTTTTCATCTTGTTGAACATTTTGTGCATCACTCGACCCCCCCTTTCCATCTGCTCCCCCTGATTCTTCATTCACTGAATtgttcatcaaatcatcaactGTTTTCTCAGTGGAAGCCTTAGTAACTTTCAATCATGTACCACCCTGAGCATCGTCGTCATCATCGTCTTTACCAGAACCATGACTGCTCGTAGAATAGActttctcatcttcatcatcttcctcgtcatcctcctcttcatcatcttcgTCATCACTTTCACCAATTAACTCGTCCATTGGTGTATCATATTCAAAAAGACCAGATATTGCAGAGATAGGTTCAGGATTTTCAACAAACATTGAAGGAACAATCGATCTCTCCGTCACTGCAGAACTACTTCCAACGCCTTTGCCTttatctttcatttgttcatcaattTTAGCTTGACGTTCTGCCCTGAGCTCTTCAACTTGTagctcttcaaacttttgttTACAGACGTTCCGAGCATACTTTCAACTACTTTATTCAGCATATAGAATTCATGATCTCTGAACACTTTAGCTGCTTCAAGCTctttgttcttcaacttgaaGTATTCATTTTGTTCATCTCGTCGAGCTTTttcttcttcaagctcagcaactCTCATCTTCAAGATGTCAATCTCTGAATGATCAGaatcaatctttttcaccaactGTTTGTTATCATTCTCCAACCTCTTCACACGCATCTCAAGAATTCTCTCACGATCTGTAACTTTCTTGTTTTCAGCGGCTAACTTCTTGTTTTCAACTAACACTTCATCCATCTTTTTCTCCAATTTCTTCACTTGCTCATCATTAGCAAAACCGAAATCTCCGATATCTTCAAGGCTATCATGAGGCGTGTAAAGACCTTTACCAGAAGAACCAGGTTGCATTTCAGTGGATGGAGGTGTTTGAAAGATTTCTTGTGAGGTGAATAGGGTTTGTTGTGGTGGAGGTGAAAGATGTAGTGGTGAATGATGTataggtgatggttgtcttggtggtgttggttgtttcGGTGGTgaaggttgttgtggtggtgtaggTTGTCGGGGTGGTGATTGGATTGGTGATTGGTGTGGAGTTGGTTCATGAGGTGGTGTTTGTAGTTTCCTGGTTTCTTTGGTTTGTTTCTTCTTTAGGACAATCTTCGGTTTTGAGATTTTCGGTGTAACTTTTCGAATCTTTGGAGATATGACTTTCTTTCGAGCTCCAGCTTTCTTTTTACCACCTGGAGGAGATTGTGACTCGGAGACATGTTCTAGAGAAGGAACATAAGCATCATCATCGTCCTTTTCCTGTCTCTTTCTCTTCCTTAGCAATTTTTCTTGTTCTGTTGCTTCCTGAATTCTTCGTAAACATTCAGTTTCATCAACTTCCTCTTCTGAAGAACTCGTGGAGCTTgtagtgtctttatcaacatCATCTCCCTCAATGTCATCAATAACTTTATCTTTCCCTTTCTGAGCTTCAACATTCACAATATGCTCAGTTTCAACTTCCACAGTTGGCCCTGTCTCTAAGACTTCAGTGTTGAACAACAAATGTTCATCAACATTAAATGGATCTTCTTCCGCAGCTACCACTTGTTCATCTTCTTCAGGTTCATCAATCAAAGACGTTTTCGTAGctttcttttgcttcttcttTGGTTGTGAAGAAGATCCCTCACCCTTTTGAACATTAGGAGTGGCCTTTCTGTGTCTTCTCCCTGTTTCTTTAACATACCATTCATTCTTGGTGTTTTTGAAATCTTTAAGAATTTTCAGCTCTTCAACATACGCTGCCTCTTTCATTTCAGCTTCGTTTCTGCAGTTCTAATGATCAACTGGATCTGGATCAACCTAGTTTGCATCTTTTATAAAACCAAAGAATTCAACACCAACTTTCGGTTCTGGGTGATTCAGGTGGTATCTCACAAGCTGTTTAAGTGAATCGTTGCTCATATGAGATTGCACCAATAGATCATTCTTTATGTTTCGATCAATTTCTGGATAAACGTGATCAATCAACATCTGCACGAACCTCGGATACATCCAACTCTTGCTGTCTGTTTTAATATTCTCAGCCATATAGTGGAATACAATATGtgagaaattgtacttcttgttCAGGACTAACGCAGTAACCATATTCATTTGATAATCACGCATCGTATCATAACTTCCTTTTGTATGGCTCAATTACATCAACACACAGTGAATAAGGAACTTGTATGGTTTCTGAAACTTCGACTTCAAATAGTTCCCAGCATTCAAAGCTCCCTGATAACCCATTCTTAGCATGCAACCTTTCACCATTCTTTCTGGAAATCTCGTTGGCGACTCTGCCTCATCTGGAAAGTTAACAACTTCACGAATAAGCGCTTCGGTAACTAGTATTTTCTCCATCTTGCCATGCACTTCGACAATTGACGAAATTACTTTGTTCTGATCATCATAGCttgcattcttccagaaacgTTCTATGTGAGATCTGTACAGTGGTCGTTGATCAGTAAGCGCTTTCTGGATTGGAATACGACCTATAAACTCCAATATACCACTAAACTTGGCCAACTCTGTGTTTTTCTGAATATCCaaatcacaacagctgttgtgaagaggatcaaaGATAACACTAGAACCCTGCACATCAAAACACATACACTGAATTAGAATTATTTAGAAAAATGTCAAACATTTACAAGTGATCACAAAATTTTCTCAATTGAAAAACCCTAAGTGTAtaatgagcgaaatcacaagtgAACATTAAGGGCAAAATCATTTAGCACTTTGGGCGAAAACATCTTATGTACACAAAAGCGGAATCACAGATATACACAATGAATGAGATCATAACATAGGCTCTTAAAAGTGGAATCAGTATTGACACTAAGAGCGAAACCTCATACTTGATCATTTTGGGGTGAAATCACAGATACACCATCAAAACTTATCAAATCCTAAAATTGACAACACTAATCTGTTAACCTGAGAATTCCGATACTAGGGAATGTTTTTAATTTCAATTTTGACCATGAATAAACCCTAGATCTAACACTGAACATCCAGTTACTGGACAAACACCATCAAACATCAGATTTGATACAATCAAACACACATATATAATCTATATACTAAAACGACATTACATGGTTGATTTCAAGTTTCAATTTGACAGATAATGCCATAAATCTAAGTTATTGTTCATCACATGTACCGACAGTTCAAAATAAAGATGATATCAGTCAAATTAGAGTTCAAACAACCTTGCCCATGATTGTATTCTAAGATAATAACAAAATCTGATGAAATTTGGGCAGCAATTCGTCTGTAAACAGAGGTTTGGGTTTCGCTTATGATCGCCGGTGAGAGAAAACAGTTGAACGAAATCAGGAAAGTGTAACAATGAGCGAAATCACCCCACTTATATAGTaggtctgatttcgctcctgaagACCAATGGTcctcatgagcgaaatcacatgtGGACATACAAGCGAAATCTGATTAAGAAGCATCTTATGAGCAAAATCACTTTTaggtgacacatgagcgaaatcagaacaacatttttcaaaaattaacTTTTTAACACTTTTCTAATTAAACACCGACACActcagttaaccaagtccaagttaatgaccttggtcaactgcttggcctaccaagtccaagttaatgaccttggttgaccgaaTTATGAAGTACGCAGTCATTTCATTCTGAAAATAGTTCAAATGAATGAACTTTTGAACGTTTTGAACTTTTTCAAACACTTTTTCAAACTGTCAAAGAAAGTACCAATCACTGTTTAGCATCTCCAGCTTACCCAGCCCTCATCAAAcacagacatgatcttcattaaGCTTTGATCGTCCGATTCCCAacgtcggttgtcgaaaataaaatgagaaactaaaatctttttggattttaactggataaactgaaaactgtacacacaatctttttgtgagtgtgttagtggatcatatcagctgtcgactagacacaagcaccgttaagctataTTTCATACCAAAcattaaacaattcgcgtagattgccgaaatactgatcctcttaaattctcacaaaacttttaacctgttcgggatacagaattagtgttttaggacttaaacatctacatgtgtcccacctcagtatatactcccgtatccagatcccagtattcagtcttacaggtgagtatacctagatgatatctgtaatgaggtgaattgcgagggccgtgagagctcaggtcgatacttccgtatacgcagagagatgacggcttcgactttacggtgggtcccctttagaggatcttttgattacaatagcacatgattaacatttttcaatgcgtcatcattttttatgctgaggggaggctttacaagtaaagcaaTGCGTAAAGcgttatccggggactaggtcagtatttccatacagcagaagtcccgggataataccccaaatatcactaagcataaagacctagtatctcagaatacgggacctttcaaacaggatttcgggggttacccatatatcctggaggtgttccccacgtagacgcaagtgaattttatgtttatatcccaaactgatctactgattttgcaaaaacctaccagcacatctttagcgagactgcttaatttcattttatacattacaat contains the following coding sequences:
- the LOC110888406 gene encoding fibrous sheath CABYR-binding protein-like, with the translated sequence MKEAAYVEELKILKDFKNTKNEWYVKETGRRHRKATPNVQKGEGSSSQPKKKQKKATKTSLIDEPEEDEQVVAAEEDPFNVDEHLLFNTEVLETGPTVEVETEHIVNVEAQKGKDKVIDDIEGDDVDKDTTSSTSSSEEEVDETECLRRIQEATEQEKLLRKRKRQEKDDDDAYVPSLEHVSESQSPPGGKKKAGARKKVISPKIRKVTPKISKPKIVLKKKQTKETRKLQTPPHEPTPHQSPIQSPPRQPTPPQQPSPPKQPTPPRQPSPIHHSPLHLSPPPQQTLFTSQEIFQTPPSTEMQPGSSGKGLYTPHDSLEDIGDFGFANDEQVKKLEKKMDEVLVENKKLAAENKKVTDRERILEMRVKRLENDNKQLVKKIDSDHSEIDILKMRVAELEEEKARRDEQNEYFKLKNKELEAAKVFRDHEFYMLNKVVESMLGTSVNKSLKSYKLKSSGQNVKLKLMNK